In one Sphingobacterium daejeonense genomic region, the following are encoded:
- the rodA gene encoding rod shape-determining protein RodA, translated as MNSLQKKSFFGRIDWLTIGLWLALCLIGWFNIHAAVYDPENPGLFNLATNYGKQSIYIFTALIIGICILIIDSRFFISSAPIIYIVVILLLIAVLVVGRNVGGNQAWIPLGSFRLQPSEFGKLATCLLLAYYLSNQTNKNPNMKTLFVGICIVLFPVALVMLQPDTGSALAFFSLVFVFYREGYVSTGLLIIGGLAIFLFVLALLVNQWILIGCLALICGFFAFMMRKKRKNLINMAILFVVSSVYVLCVDFAYEQILQPHQRNRIDIILGKMDDPKGQGYNLNQSMIAIGSGQLFGKGYLQGTQTKYNFVPEQSTDFIFCTVGEEWGFVGSVILIAIYVALLVRIVNIAERQRTAFARIYAYGVASILFFHFFINIGMTIGIVPVIGIPLPFISYGGSSLWSFTILLFILLRFDSARKGTAISQGF; from the coding sequence ATGAATAGTCTTCAAAAGAAAAGTTTTTTTGGAAGGATAGACTGGTTGACCATTGGCTTGTGGTTGGCATTGTGCTTGATTGGCTGGTTCAACATTCATGCAGCAGTTTATGACCCTGAAAACCCGGGTCTTTTCAATCTTGCAACAAACTATGGGAAACAATCTATCTATATCTTTACAGCCTTGATCATTGGGATCTGTATTTTGATTATCGATTCCCGTTTTTTTATATCTTCAGCTCCTATAATCTATATTGTAGTCATTCTGTTGTTGATTGCCGTTTTGGTGGTCGGTAGAAATGTTGGCGGAAATCAAGCCTGGATTCCGTTAGGTAGTTTTAGGCTGCAGCCTTCAGAGTTTGGTAAACTTGCGACCTGTCTTTTGTTGGCTTATTATCTCAGCAATCAAACCAATAAAAACCCGAACATGAAGACCTTGTTTGTGGGGATTTGCATTGTTCTATTTCCTGTAGCATTAGTTATGTTACAACCAGATACTGGATCCGCGTTGGCATTCTTTTCATTGGTTTTCGTGTTTTATAGAGAGGGTTACGTCAGTACAGGATTATTGATAATCGGTGGTTTAGCCATATTTCTATTTGTATTGGCCCTATTGGTCAATCAATGGATCTTGATAGGTTGTTTAGCTCTAATCTGTGGATTCTTTGCATTTATGATGCGCAAGAAACGTAAGAATCTGATCAATATGGCTATTCTGTTCGTCGTTTCCAGCGTATATGTATTGTGTGTTGATTTTGCTTATGAACAAATCTTACAACCTCACCAGAGAAACCGTATTGATATCATCCTTGGAAAAATGGATGACCCGAAGGGGCAAGGATATAATCTTAATCAATCTATGATAGCTATTGGTTCAGGTCAATTATTTGGAAAAGGCTACCTCCAGGGAACCCAAACCAAATACAACTTTGTCCCTGAACAAAGTACAGACTTTATTTTCTGTACAGTAGGCGAAGAATGGGGATTTGTAGGTTCTGTTATATTGATTGCTATTTACGTCGCTTTGTTGGTTCGTATCGTCAATATTGCCGAAAGGCAAAGAACTGCATTTGCCAGAATCTACGCGTATGGGGTTGCTTCAATTCTATTTTTTCACTTCTTTATTAATATAGGGATGACCATTGGTATAGTGCCTGTAATAGGTATACCTTTACCCTTCATCAGTTATGGAGGTTCTTCCTTATGGTCTTTTACCATTTTATTATTTATCCTATTGAGATTTGACTCCGCTAGGAAAGGAACTGCCATCAGTCAGGGTTTCTAG
- a CDS encoding nucleoside phosphorylase has product MLIPLFFVGDPDRVPEVSKYFDDIEIKKGRREFITHTGTLRGKRVTVISTGIGTDNIDIVLNELDALVNVDFNTKSLKQEIKSLDIIRIGTSGSIQGNISMGTILASEYAIGFDTLMQYYRKPYTEPEVQLQEAVINHFEGLSFKPYVGRASQKLMEKFAFDLPKGITMTAPGFYGPQGRNVRSQNIYPDLIKNANSFDISGRNITNLEMETAGIYALSNMFGHHAISINAILASRVNEAFSKNPQQIVDNAIKLILDRI; this is encoded by the coding sequence TTGCTGATACCATTATTTTTCGTTGGAGATCCTGACAGGGTACCTGAAGTTTCGAAATACTTCGATGATATCGAAATAAAAAAAGGACGGCGTGAGTTTATAACTCATACTGGAACTTTACGAGGAAAGAGGGTTACTGTTATTTCAACTGGAATTGGAACCGATAATATTGATATTGTCCTGAATGAATTGGATGCTTTGGTCAATGTTGATTTTAATACCAAAAGCTTAAAACAAGAAATAAAATCTTTGGATATCATTAGAATAGGAACTTCTGGATCCATTCAAGGAAATATTTCCATGGGTACAATCTTAGCTTCTGAGTATGCTATTGGTTTTGATACGCTCATGCAATACTACCGTAAACCATACACCGAACCTGAAGTGCAGTTGCAAGAGGCCGTAATAAATCATTTTGAAGGACTAAGCTTTAAACCTTATGTGGGAAGAGCTTCTCAAAAATTAATGGAAAAGTTTGCTTTCGACCTTCCCAAAGGCATTACCATGACCGCGCCAGGCTTTTATGGACCCCAAGGTAGAAATGTAAGATCCCAAAATATATACCCAGACCTGATCAAGAATGCAAATAGCTTTGATATTTCTGGAAGAAACATCACTAATCTTGAAATGGAAACTGCAGGGATTTATGCCCTAAGCAATATGTTTGGACATCATGCAATCTCAATCAATGCGATTTTGGCAAGTCGTGTCAATGAAGCATTCAGCAAAAATCCGCAGCAGATTGTTGATAATGCAATCAAATTAATCCTAGATAGGATTTAA
- a CDS encoding IMPACT family protein gives MSLFEDIYKTIDEPSEGIFRDKGSKFIAYAYPFKDENKVKEIIAELKSMHPKARHHCWAYRLTPDRTVFRVNDDGEPSGTAGRPILNVLLSMDVTNIMVVVVRYFGGTLLGVPGLINAYKSATQEALQIAEIVEKTVNDVYEVTFDYIQMNDVMRIIKETEVIVLSQDFDTKCKITFEIRKLQVNEVIGRMEKIEGLTINYLRTI, from the coding sequence GTGAGTTTATTTGAAGATATATATAAGACTATTGACGAACCTTCTGAAGGGATTTTTAGGGATAAGGGAAGTAAGTTTATCGCTTATGCATACCCATTTAAGGACGAGAATAAGGTAAAAGAAATCATTGCTGAGCTCAAATCAATGCATCCAAAAGCAAGGCATCATTGCTGGGCGTATCGGTTGACCCCAGACCGTACGGTATTCAGAGTTAATGATGATGGCGAGCCTTCGGGAACAGCAGGACGTCCTATCTTAAATGTGTTGCTGTCGATGGATGTCACTAATATCATGGTGGTTGTAGTAAGGTATTTTGGTGGTACGCTGCTTGGGGTCCCAGGATTGATCAATGCCTATAAGTCTGCTACACAAGAAGCATTGCAAATTGCAGAAATTGTAGAAAAAACAGTGAATGATGTGTATGAAGTCACATTTGATTATATTCAAATGAATGATGTCATGCGTATAATCAAAGAAACTGAGGTCATTGTCTTAAGTCAAGATTTTGATACGAAGTGTAAAATTACCTTTGAAATCCGTAAATTACAGGTAAATGAAGTGATCGGGAGAATGGAGAAAATTGAGGGGCTGACGATCAATTACTTACGGACCATATGA
- a CDS encoding DMT family transporter, which produces MLYILISVLCSVTVAIIIKFARQRGVNYLQLLVWNYPIAILLTYFILKPELVQWTSDLPWHLYLPLGFLLPFIFICIALSIRFSGIVKTEVAQRLSLFIPLIAAYLWMGEKMASEKFLGIGVGLVAIVFSIGWNKNNQNNGKNFWIFPLLVFIGMGIIDIIFKHIAQHPEISYMSSLWIVFTLALGFALLFLFYLLFIRKESFDVKALLFGAILGVFNFGNIVFYMKAHRALPDSPSLVFTGMNIGVIAVGALAGVFLFKEKLSKYNKIGVLLAIISVLLIAFL; this is translated from the coding sequence ATGTTATATATTCTCATATCCGTTCTGTGCTCAGTCACAGTTGCCATCATAATAAAGTTCGCCAGGCAACGCGGGGTTAATTATCTTCAATTGCTAGTTTGGAATTACCCCATCGCAATCCTTCTTACCTATTTCATTTTAAAACCTGAATTGGTCCAATGGACATCCGATCTACCTTGGCATTTATATCTGCCTCTCGGATTTTTATTACCTTTTATATTTATATGTATCGCATTATCCATTCGCTTCAGCGGTATAGTAAAGACCGAAGTTGCACAACGCTTGTCCTTGTTTATTCCATTGATCGCTGCTTATCTATGGATGGGAGAAAAAATGGCATCAGAGAAATTTTTGGGAATAGGAGTGGGGTTGGTAGCCATAGTTTTTTCAATTGGTTGGAATAAAAATAACCAGAATAATGGAAAGAACTTTTGGATATTTCCATTGCTGGTGTTTATTGGCATGGGAATAATTGATATTATCTTTAAACATATCGCACAGCATCCAGAGATAAGTTATATGTCATCTCTTTGGATCGTGTTTACCTTAGCATTAGGCTTTGCTTTGCTATTTCTATTTTATTTACTGTTTATAAGAAAAGAAAGTTTTGATGTGAAGGCTTTATTATTTGGAGCAATATTGGGCGTGTTTAATTTTGGAAATATCGTGTTTTATATGAAGGCTCATCGCGCTCTACCTGACAGCCCTTCTTTGGTTTTCACAGGAATGAATATAGGCGTAATAGCTGTTGGAGCACTGGCTGGAGTCTTCTTATTTAAGGAGAAACTTAGCAAATACAATAAAATAGGGGTACTTTTGGCTATTATTTCAGTATTATTAATTGCATTTCTGTGA
- a CDS encoding chorismate mutase, with protein sequence MKHSLDILPLKSWLDTGDKPLIIAGPCSAETEEQLVSTAHLLANTGKVNVLRAGIWKPRTRPGEFEGIGSIGLEWLKRAKEETGLLTATEVATAKHVEEALAAGVDILWVGARSTANPFTVQEIADALQGVDVPVLIKNPVNPDLSLWLGALERVNRAGIKKLGAIHRGFSSFEKTAFRNEPMWDIAIQLKAIAPELPIINDPSHICGNRELIPYITQKAMDMDMQGLIIESHIDPSVAWTDAKQQVTPAALADLLDSVSVRKPESNNPVFEDKLAELRSQIDKLDDQIIKQIADRMKIAEKIGEVKRDNNVTILQINRWDDLVKKRIQLANALNLSEEFTSKYLELVHNESIRKQNEVMNTKPVAEA encoded by the coding sequence ATGAAACATTCATTAGACATTCTCCCATTAAAATCTTGGTTAGATACAGGAGATAAACCTTTAATCATTGCCGGACCATGTAGTGCTGAAACTGAAGAGCAATTGGTTTCTACTGCACATTTATTAGCCAACACTGGAAAAGTGAATGTTTTACGTGCTGGGATTTGGAAACCACGCACACGTCCAGGGGAATTCGAAGGTATTGGCAGCATCGGATTAGAATGGTTGAAAAGAGCAAAAGAAGAAACTGGATTATTGACAGCGACAGAAGTAGCGACAGCTAAACACGTTGAGGAAGCTTTGGCTGCTGGCGTTGATATTTTATGGGTAGGTGCTCGTTCAACAGCAAACCCTTTTACAGTACAGGAAATTGCTGACGCATTGCAAGGTGTAGATGTTCCAGTATTGATCAAAAACCCAGTAAACCCAGATTTATCATTGTGGTTAGGCGCATTAGAAAGAGTAAACAGAGCTGGTATTAAGAAATTAGGTGCCATCCATAGAGGTTTCTCATCATTCGAAAAAACTGCTTTCCGTAATGAACCAATGTGGGATATCGCTATTCAATTAAAGGCAATTGCTCCTGAATTACCTATTATCAATGACCCTAGTCATATCTGTGGTAACCGTGAGTTGATTCCATATATTACACAAAAAGCGATGGATATGGATATGCAAGGATTGATTATTGAATCTCACATTGATCCATCTGTTGCTTGGACTGATGCTAAACAGCAAGTAACTCCAGCAGCATTGGCAGATCTATTGGATAGTGTTTCAGTTCGTAAGCCAGAGTCTAACAATCCGGTTTTTGAAGATAAATTAGCAGAGTTACGCAGCCAGATTGACAAATTGGATGACCAGATCATCAAACAAATTGCTGACCGCATGAAGATTGCTGAGAAAATTGGTGAGGTTAAGAGAGATAACAACGTTACAATTCTTCAGATCAACCGTTGGGATGATTTAGTTAAGAAACGCATCCAATTGGCAAACGCGCTTAACTTAAGTGAAGAGTTTACATCAAAATATTTGGAATTGGTTCACAACGAATCTATTCGTAAGCAAAACGAGGTTATGAACACTAAACCGGTTGCGGAGGCTTAA
- the aroA gene encoding 3-phosphoshikimate 1-carboxyvinyltransferase, producing the protein MSAKSLILTHPSQEIKGTVQLTGSKSESNRALIIQALSKGTVKVENLSEAADTVTLKAALEKAQDTSTDLKTIDIGPAGTAMRFLTSYLNLIKGNFVLTGTERMQQRPIGILVDALKDLGADIHYENKSGYPPIKIEGGMIQGKDKISIQGNISSQYISSLLLIASSLKKGLTLDIQGELTSRPYVTMTLEMLKECGIAYDFNQNSIRIAKQPFQESVIYVEPDWSAASYWYSIVALSKNGHIVLPGLKQHSLQGDMEIVEIMTHFGAESSFESDGLHLKKVGLNSEKTLFDFKECPDLAQTVVVVASALKKDVSFTGLETLKIKETDRILALQTEIAKFGAELVADGETYHLKTENVSDPRNLTISTYEDHRMAMAFAPLALVFQQVIIEEPEVVEKSYPMFWDHLQQQGFSISEK; encoded by the coding sequence ATGTCAGCGAAAAGCTTAATTTTAACCCACCCTTCGCAAGAAATTAAAGGCACGGTACAGCTTACAGGCTCCAAATCTGAGAGCAACCGTGCTCTTATCATCCAAGCATTAAGTAAAGGAACTGTTAAAGTCGAAAATCTTTCAGAAGCAGCCGACACTGTTACATTGAAAGCTGCCCTAGAAAAAGCACAAGATACTTCAACAGACCTAAAAACTATAGATATTGGCCCAGCGGGAACGGCTATGCGTTTCCTGACATCATATCTTAATTTGATCAAAGGAAACTTTGTTCTTACCGGAACAGAGCGTATGCAACAAAGACCAATAGGTATTTTGGTTGATGCATTGAAAGATTTAGGTGCCGATATTCATTATGAAAACAAATCAGGATACCCTCCCATCAAAATTGAAGGTGGAATGATTCAGGGAAAGGACAAGATTTCAATCCAAGGTAATATTAGCAGTCAATATATATCATCCCTCCTATTGATTGCCTCTTCTTTGAAAAAAGGACTTACTTTGGACATCCAAGGAGAACTAACTTCCCGTCCCTATGTCACTATGACCTTGGAAATGCTTAAAGAATGTGGTATTGCTTATGATTTTAATCAAAACAGTATCCGTATTGCTAAGCAACCATTTCAAGAGTCTGTAATTTATGTTGAACCGGACTGGAGTGCCGCATCCTATTGGTATTCGATTGTAGCATTATCAAAGAATGGACATATCGTATTGCCAGGTTTAAAACAGCATAGTTTACAAGGGGATATGGAAATCGTGGAGATTATGACCCATTTCGGTGCTGAATCGAGTTTTGAATCTGACGGATTGCATTTGAAAAAAGTAGGTTTAAATTCCGAAAAAACATTATTTGATTTCAAAGAATGTCCTGATTTGGCACAAACTGTCGTTGTTGTAGCTTCGGCGTTGAAGAAGGATGTATCTTTCACGGGTTTGGAAACCTTGAAAATCAAAGAAACAGATAGGATTTTAGCACTACAAACAGAAATAGCAAAATTCGGAGCGGAATTAGTTGCCGACGGAGAAACCTATCATCTGAAGACAGAGAATGTGTCAGATCCAAGGAATCTTACTATTTCTACTTACGAGGACCACAGAATGGCTATGGCATTTGCACCTTTAGCTTTAGTCTTCCAGCAGGTTATTATAGAAGAACCTGAAGTGGTTGAAAAATCTTACCCGATGTTTTGGGATCATTTGCAACAGCAAGGTTTTTCTATCTCAGAAAAATAA
- the aroC gene encoding chorismate synthase encodes MAGNTFGDLFRISTFGESHGKAIGVIVDGCPALIDIDEEFIQSELDKRRPGQSKITTQRKESDTAQILSGTFEGKSTGTPIAIVIPNEDQRSKDYSHIQDKFRPSHADYTYQSKYGIRDYRGGGRSSARETAARVAAGAIAKLFLKKHGIEIFAHVSAVGQIEAQNLNLNDLNALLETRESNIVRCADPASAAEMEDFINQVRKNGDTVGGVISTVIRNTPVGLGEPVFDKLHADLAKAMMSINAVHGFEYGSGFEGSKMLGSEHNDIFVNQDDKIKTITNFSGGIQGGISNGMDITFRTAFKPVATIMRDQSTINEEGNETTISGKGRHDPCVVPRAVIIVEAMAALVIADHFLKYKAYLKDAE; translated from the coding sequence ATGGCAGGAAATACTTTTGGAGATTTATTTAGGATAAGCACTTTCGGGGAATCACATGGAAAGGCAATTGGGGTGATTGTTGATGGTTGTCCTGCATTGATTGACATTGACGAAGAATTCATTCAATCAGAGCTTGACAAACGTCGCCCTGGACAATCCAAAATAACGACCCAAAGAAAAGAAAGTGATACTGCCCAAATTCTTTCCGGAACATTCGAAGGTAAGTCGACTGGGACACCAATCGCTATCGTTATTCCTAACGAGGACCAACGTTCAAAGGACTATTCCCATATTCAAGATAAATTCAGACCTTCTCATGCTGATTACACGTACCAAAGCAAGTACGGAATCCGTGATTACCGTGGTGGTGGCAGGTCTTCAGCACGCGAGACAGCAGCAAGAGTAGCTGCTGGAGCAATTGCTAAATTGTTTTTGAAGAAACACGGGATTGAGATTTTTGCTCACGTGTCTGCAGTAGGTCAAATCGAGGCTCAAAATTTAAACTTGAATGATCTCAACGCATTATTGGAAACTCGCGAGAGCAACATTGTGAGATGTGCTGATCCGGCGAGTGCTGCAGAAATGGAAGATTTCATCAATCAAGTCAGAAAAAATGGAGATACTGTTGGTGGTGTAATTTCCACTGTAATCAGAAACACTCCTGTTGGATTGGGCGAACCGGTATTCGACAAGCTTCACGCTGACCTTGCAAAAGCGATGATGAGCATCAATGCGGTGCATGGCTTTGAATATGGATCCGGATTCGAAGGCTCCAAAATGTTGGGCTCTGAACACAATGATATTTTCGTCAATCAAGACGACAAAATAAAAACAATAACCAATTTTTCAGGAGGTATTCAAGGTGGAATCTCCAATGGAATGGACATTACTTTCCGCACAGCATTTAAACCTGTAGCTACGATCATGCGTGACCAAAGCACAATAAATGAGGAAGGAAATGAAACCACCATTTCTGGGAAAGGACGCCATGACCCATGTGTCGTACCTCGTGCTGTAATTATCGTAGAAGCTATGGCTGCATTAGTGATAGCTGATCATTTTCTAAAATATAAGGCCTATTTAAAGGATGCAGAATAG
- a CDS encoding ROK family protein, with protein sequence MQNSNYILSCDIGGTHITSAIVEKDSWKILDETITRSHVNSLENAKSIFLDWTNNMKACLEKTDISIKKIGIAAPGPFDYDKGIALMKGQSKYDSIYNMQVTEPILDGLGNTDLTILYINDAAAFLQG encoded by the coding sequence ATGCAGAATAGCAATTATATTCTTTCATGTGATATTGGAGGGACACATATCACATCGGCAATCGTTGAGAAGGATTCCTGGAAAATTCTTGACGAAACCATTACGCGCTCGCATGTAAATTCATTGGAAAATGCTAAATCGATTTTTCTTGACTGGACCAATAACATGAAAGCCTGCCTTGAAAAAACCGATATTTCGATTAAAAAGATCGGAATCGCTGCCCCGGGACCATTCGATTACGACAAAGGAATTGCCCTAATGAAGGGTCAATCCAAATATGACAGCATCTATAATATGCAGGTCACTGAACCTATTTTGGACGGCCTAGGCAATACAGATCTTACAATATTGTATATCAACGATGCTGCTGCTTTTCTACAGGGGTGA